Part of the Candidatus Poribacteria bacterium genome, AATTGAGATTGTCATTATAGCACAATCTTCCTTTAGGGAGTGGTCTAAAAAACCGTAGGCAGTACACACAATGCAGAAAAGGATTTTGATAATTGCTATCGCAGTGCTTTTAGTGCTGGGATTTTTACCAACATCGTTGGTTACTGTATCCCCGCCGAAAGCTGAGGCGGGTCCCATACACATTGAAAATTGCCGATTAGAAGTAAGAAGCGACTATATAGGCATAGTCTGTGATTAGTACTGGCACGACCATTAGTGAAACTATAGTAAATTAAAGAAAGAGTAAATCTTTCAAATATGGTTGGGTGAGGTTTTACCATACCGAAATAGGATCGATTCTAAGCACTACTTTTTTACTCGTTTGTTGTTAAGAATTCCTGATTTCAATTTCAGCGAGTTGGAGTTTCTTAGTAGTTCAAAATTGTAAGAAGCGGAAAAATTGAAAACGAGCCTTCCCGGGTTGGTAGCCCCTCACCTTGTTGAATAATTATGGGGATAACAATGCGATTTATTATTATGATCACTCTCATTTGTTTTTCGGCGATCACTATTGGATGTGCTAGGAATCAGGAAAGTAAAACAGCTCCCGAACGCCCTTCTGTGACAGATGAACAAAATGCCAAACCCGCTGAAGACCCGACGGATCTAAGTCAAGAATCCATATCTAAAAAGGATCCACAGGCTCCTATATCTGCTAATACCGAAATAAGTAATGCGCAAAAGTATTATCTCGAATTCTTTTCACTCCTCAAAACAGACAAAGAAGCGGCAATTGCTGCTCTCTCCGAGTACGTTAAACTTCGTTTCGGCGCACACCCGCTTATGGACAAATGGATCAAACTTGCTAATCGTCTCGTTCTTGATGGAAAAGGAACTTTTTTAGATATGAAACATTATACAGAATGGCATCTTCAGATGTTAATAGATGTGGAACCTGAAAAACGGACTGCGGCACATACTGAATTGCTGGAAATGCATCAGAACGCTATACAGCAGATCGAGATGATGGGCAAGATGCTTGAACAACAAGGTGAGAATCTGGAAACTTATGAAATGCCGGCTACGTTTATTGGACAATAATTGAGGTATTTCGTCTGTTTTTACCGAAGGAGAATAGTTGAAGATGGAATCTTATATTAGAGTCTTAGGTATCGGGGCGATTCTGACGCTCCTAATTTGTATCGGATTTTTTTTCTACGTCCGTTGGGATCACCAACGTTTTGTAGCAGAACTTTCACAGCCACCAAAGTTTGATGCCTCGGCACCCATGGAACAAAGAATATTAACCACGAAAAAATATGCAGAATATCCCGTTCCTACAGCAACAATTGAACCTGAAGTTTTAGAAGAACTTCCCGTAACTCCTGAAATACGCAATATTAAAACAGAAGAACAAGTATTTCAGGAAACGGATCTATCTGAGTTTGACTTGGAATTGGATCCGCTTTCCCTTTCCGCAACAGCACTTCCAGAAGCATTACCAGAATCACCTATTGAGGGAATCAACTGGGTAAAGGTAAAAACCGCTAGCCAAGATTACAACGACTTTCTTGAAATTGAACCGGATTATGCTTATGAGCGGCTGACTGATCGCTTTAAAGAGATGTTCGGAGACTATCCTGAAATTAAAACACTGGTTGAAACTATAAGACGTGCAAATGAAGGCACCTTAACCCTGGATGACGCCATTGCCATGACAGAAGCCTCTATAAGTCTTCTATCTACGAATGAAACTGAAACCATCAGGCAGCTATCAGAAAGACTTGAAGTTTTCCATGATCTGAAAGAATTCCAAGCAGAAGGTGGAAATGTAAACATCGAATTTAATATTTCCGTAGGTGGAGAATAAAAAATGAAAATTGCTTTTTATGGTTTTTGTATTGTCACTCTTGTTTGCGGAGTTGCTCTTTATCCAATTGCCGATCATCCTCCTTCGCGTTTCGTAGCAGCTGATTCTCCATCAAACCACAGCGACTCTACACAAGACAAAAGGAACATTTCGACTCCGAGCCCAGACTCTGCAACGCGAGGTAATACGGGTAATCTTACTCGATCAACGACTCCTCCCGAAAAAAAATGTACTTGTTGCAGTAAAACTTCATTGCATATCAAGGAAATTGTGAAGCAAAAACGACAGGAACTTGAACTTTGGGCGCGTGACACGATTGTTAACTATGGTTACGAAGATGGGATGAAACGAATAACAGCGAAATCTCCTGCCCTAGCGCAACGCATCCAGCGACTTCTTGAACAAGAACAAGAACAAGAAGCAAGTCAAACTTCACAACGCTCAATAAGATAATACTAATATCCTCCATATTTTGTGGTAGTAGTCTTTAAGTATTTATCACCGCAAAATGACTTTTCCGAAGTGAAACCAACTTGAATCTATCGAAGACTTTCAGACAATCCTCGCCTGCCCTTTTATTAACTATTGTTCTACTTCTTTCGTTCGGACTAAAACTCAGCAACATAGGACACTTGAGTCTCGGGAGTGTTGATGAATGTTGCCATGCTCTCGTCGCTAAAAATCTTCTCAAACATCCCTTTAAGCCAACTCTCATTGATGTCCCCTACCTCCCTTATAAAGAAGAAACGTGGAGTGAAAACCACGTATGGCTCCATAAACCTATTCTCCCGCTTTGGCAAATATGTCTCTCGTATTGGATATTAGGCGTTAGCACCTTTGCCCTTCGGCTTCCCAGTGCAGTTCTCAGCACTTTCGCTGCCGGGATCACTTATTTGATTGGCACACAACTCTTAACGCGTCGCGCTGCCTTATTTGCTACTGCAATTCAGGCATTCTCATGGTTTATCATGCAATTGACGCATGGATATCAGTTCAGCGATGCGATTGATATTTCGTTGTTGTTCTACTGTGAGATTGGTGTTTATGGAGTTGTTCGCGCTATTAAGACCGGCAAATGGTGCTTTATCGTGCTGGCAGGAATCGGTCAAGGACTTGCCTTTCTTTCAAAAACCTATCCAGCATTCATTATCACCGGTGTCGCTTTCGCAATGTGGTCAGCACCCAAGCTGAGTTTAGCAAAAAAAGAGGATTGCCGTCTTTGTGGGCAGCATATTTTAGGTATGCTGATAATAACAATCTTTGTCGCTGGCCCATGGATGCTATATACTGCCCTGCAGTATCCTGTTGAGTTTAAAATTGAACACAATTACATTTTCAGACATCTAACAGAAGACATTGAGGGATGGCGTGCGCCTTGGTACAAGGTGTTTTTGTACAGTGCCCAGATATTTAACCTACTCACCGCACCAATTGCCGTGGCAGTGTGTTGCTCCATACCTCATCTTTTCCAAAGGAAAAATATCGGTCTCTTTTTGCTTTACGCTTGGGGTTTAGGAGTTCTACTCCCTTTTTCAATCGCCACCACGAAAACCCCAAGTGCTACACTCATCAGTATGCCCGCATTTCTACTGATACTCGGTAACTTTGTAGAGCGAACCATATACCCCGGCCCCAAAAATTCACATTACAAACGCAGGATTCTCCTCGTTTGGACAGCTCTGCTTGTGATCTTATGCTTTGGAGAAGGTATTCAGGCTTGGCGGGTCACCCAAACTCACAATGAACACACACTCTCTGAGATTGCCGAGTTTACGCGGGAACACCTGCCGAAAAATGCTGTTCTTCTTACCGAAACTAATGTCGGAAAAGGAGAAACCCACTACGATTATCTTCGTCTGATGTTCTTCACAGAATATACAGCGCGTCCATACTATTTAAAAAGTGCATGGAAATCCCTCAGCCAACAAGTTGAAAAGCACGGAGGCATTCCGTATATCGTCACCTTCAGAGAACTCAACTTGCCTATCCTCTTCAAGAGCCACGCAGATAAACGAACAATTTATTTGTCGGAACTAAGCGAGTGAGGACACTAATAAAGGCTGTTGCCAACTTGTGTCTCTGGGAATATGGTTGATAGATAGTCCCTGTTTTTTCACACTAATTTGTGCTCATCAAGCAATGAAGCCACGAGTGCTTCCATCTTTGGAACCGTCCCAACAGCCGGTAGAGACGACATCGCCGCCCACGTCTCGTAGCCGCCCTCCTGTGTCAACGCTTCGTCCGTGCAGATATAGCCGATATACCCATTCGCCAAACTCACGAGAAACAACGGATTCGCATCTGAGTTCGCTTTGATATTCATCCCTGTCTCTACGAATACCTCTCCGGGCAATGCGACAATCGCCGCTTCCCCCAAACGGATCACTTGAACCGGTGCCGTCATCTGCTCTGGTAGTTTCGCTAAACGTTGACATTCAAGGGCATAGACATCGACCAACGCCGTCGGTATCGGTTGTCCGACGACCCAACTAAAGGGACCTGTTTCGTAAGCACCGTAAGTACCTTGTGGGACAGACAGCACTTGCTCGGCAACTTTGAGGTCCTCGGCAGTAATCTGTTTGGGTTGAAACGTTAGTGTGGCAAGTTCACCGTTGAGGTCGAGCCTGTCGTGCATCTGCATGAACTGCATCTCGGTGATAAAATGCCCAGCGAGAACATTCGCCATTTTCACTGCCTGCCGGTGTCCACTCGCTGTCCATTTCACCTGTCCACTAAAATCGGTATTATTAATCTGACCGGATGCGGCATTCCAGAGGAGCGAGACACATGTATCTCCCAAATAGCGGCGCATGAGTCGGTCAAAGTGTCCGAAATAGTCAGCGGAGAGTGCGCTGCTGTTATCTGTGCCAATGTAGTGCAGCGAAAAATTGGCAACGGCAGAGATAGGGGTACCATCATTTGCCTCAACGAATATCATTGCTACTTCTGGATCAATTGTGCCAGTCGGTTCCACGAGATCAGGATGTTCAACGCCGGGATTAAAACGGACGGTCCCATCTTTCATGTGCCACCGTCGATTGAAGGTGATACGTTCTTCGTCGACACTTGCAAATCCTACCCGTGCGGGTTGGAGTCGCCACACCGCAAGCTCAACTGCATCAGCGATCTTCAATGGGACCCAATCGGTGTAACCGGTATCCTCGCCAACTCCAAGTAGATTTGCCACTGCTACGGCGGTATGGGTATGCGTAGCATTGACCATAACGTATGCTGGAGGGATACCGCATCTCTCGGCAATGCGTGCTTTGGCAATATCTGCTATCTTCTCTGGTATGGCGATGAGGTCGCATGTAACGATTGCGATACGGGTTTCGCCGTTATCAATAACAAGCGCTTTGGCAAAGAGTTCGTCATCAACGTTTTCAGCGTACCGGGGACGAAATCCACCTGGAATCTCTGTACCAAGCGGCGGGGTGATATTTGCGCTTGCGCTTGCTGCTTTAAGTGTGTTGCCCATGAGTCTGCCTCCTTGGCAATGTGCGATGTTGTGTTTTTCATTTTACTCCGCCGATGTAAATCTATCAAGAGAATTCTGCTGATAGCTGTCGGCTATCAGAGAGAGTCGCGAGCATGAAGAAATCCGCAGAAACACCCAAGCAAAAACCCTACCGAAGGGAGAGACAATTTTGATTTGACATTCCCAATTTTTTATGCTATTATTTTAATGTAATCTCATTCTTTATACGTGTCGGAAGAGACACCTTCCGACCATTACTTAGGACGTAATAGACAAGTCCCTATTAGAAAATTAAAACGATTAAAACGTATGATCGAAGTTAGAGAACTCACAAAATCTTACGGCACGACGGTTGCTGTTGACAACGTTACATTTGACGCGCACGCTGGCGAAGTGCTTGGGTTCCTCGGACCCAACGGCGCAGGTAAGACGACCACGATGCGCATCCTTACCTGCTATCTCTCCGCAGACGCAGGTACCGCAACTGTTGCTGGATACGACGTCTTTGAGGAATCCGTTGAAGTCAGAAAACATATCGGTTATCTTCCAGAAAGCGCGCCCCTCTACACCGATATGGGAGTTATTGAATATCTCAACTTCATGACACAGGTGCGAAATATTCCAAAAAGCCAGCGGAAGGAACGGATCCGAACGGTTATTGATACCTGTGGGCTTGATGATGTTATTCAAAAAGACATTGGCGAACTCTCAAAGGGTTACCGCCAACGGGTAGGCTTAGCACAAAGCCTCATTCACGATCCACCCATCCTCATCTTAGATGAGCCCACCTCTGGACTTGATCCGAATCAAATCAGCGAGATTCGCAATTTAATCAAAAACATCGGACAAGAGAAACTGGTGCTGTTCAGTACACACATATTACCCGAAGTTTCCGCCACCTGTAGCCGAATCCTCATCATCAACAATGGAAAGATTGTCGCAAACGGCACACCGGAGGAACTCTCCAGTCAGGCGAAAGGTGAAGAGATTGTGCATATCACTATCCGAGGCACACCAGAAACAATTGAGACACAACTGAACGAATTGGAATTTGTCTCACAGTGGAACAAGGTTGGAACGGACAACGGTACAGTTACCTACCAGATCAACGCCGCTCAGGGCAGCGGTGCTGCGGAGGCACTGTTTCATGTCGTTGTAGAAAATGGATGGAGTCTGACAGAACTCCGCCAAGAATCCTTGGATTTAGAAGACGTTTTCCGCAATTTGACAGACAAAGAGCAGACATAGCACTCCGAGAATAAGAAAGGAAACTGCTCTATAAACGAAAAATTATGACGAACATCGCAGCTATTCTCAAAAAGGAATTTAAAAGTTATTTCAACTCGCCTATCGCGTATATCTTCATCACATTCTTCCTCGGCATCTCTGGATGGCTCTTCTTCCGCAGTTTCTTTCTTGTTAATCAAGCGGAGATGCGTGGGTTTTTTGGGTTAATGCCGTGGATCTTCTTATTTTTTATCCCAGCTGTCACTATGAAACTCTGGGCTGAAGAAAAGAAACTCGGCACAGTAGAAATTCTTATGACGCTACCGATTCAGGATTACGAAGTCGTCATCGGGAAATTCTTAGCGAGTTTTGGTCTTCTTGTTGTAACCGTGTTGCTTTCACTCGTCCTGCCCTTCTCAGTGATGTCCCTTGGGAATCCGGATGGCGGCACGCTGATTTCAGGTTACATAGGACTCCTCTTGATGGGGGGTGCCTACCTCGCCATCGGGCTTTTCGCCTCAACACTGACCGAGAACCAAATCGTTGCCTTTATCTTGGGAATTACTGCCTGCTTTGGGTTGCTCATCATTGGTGAAGATATTGTCCTTTTCAATGCCCCGAATTGGTTGTTCCCGATTTTCAGTTACCTCGGACTCGGTGCCCACTACAGTAGCATTCTCCGCGGTGTGCTTGATTCCCGGGACATTATCTACTATCTGTCCATGATTGGTTTCTTTCTCTACCTCAGCACATTGTCGGTTGAAAGCCGCAAGTGGCGTTAAGAAAGGAGGTCCCCCTTTTGGTTAACAAACAACTTAAGTACGGTGGCAACACCCTCGCTTTTGTAGCAATCATCTTTGGCATTCTTGTGCTAATCAACTTTCTCTCTACACGCCGCTTTATTCGTGCCGACCTTACCGAGGACAAGCGGTATACGATCTCAAACGCAACTAAAAATCTGATCAGCACGTTAGACGATATTGTAACTATCACCGCCTACTTTTCGACAAATCCCGCTGAGGTAGCCCAAATCCGTCGTGATGTCAGAGACGTGCTCGACGAATATAACGCTTTTTCAAAGAAACTCCAGATCGATTTTGTGAATCCTGCGGATTTCGATGATGGACAGAAACAGGAACTCCGCTTCAAGGGCATCCCCGAAGTCCAAATTAACGTTATAAAAAAAGATAAAGCAGAAATCGCGAATGTCTATATGGGTATCTCTATCGGCTACAGCGGCAAAGAGGAAATCCTACCTGTTGTACGTTCAACGGCTAATTTGGAGTATGAACTCACATCTACTATCCTCAAGGCCACGACGAAAGAAGCAAAAACGGTCGGATTTTTGACAGGGCACGGCGAATTCGATATCAATGACCAAAACCATCAGCAGTTTCGCCAACTCTTGGACAAAAACGGACAAGGGCAATACAATCTCACATCCGTGAGCCTACAAGATGGAAAAGCGGTAGAAGACACTGTCGCAACGCTGGTTATCGCGGGTGTAACACAACCGCTAACAGAACGCGAGAAATACGAAATCGATCAGTTCATTATGCGGGGGGGTAGAACTGTCTTCTTAGTCGATCCTATTCAAATGCAACCCGGGACACTACAAGGTGCACCATTGAGCACGGGACTGAACGACCTGCTGGAACACTACGGAGCCAAACTCGGCAATAACCTTCTGCTTGACCGCAGATTCCACGATTCTGCCAGATTCCAACAAGGATTCATGACCGTTATTCAACCGTATCCGTATTTCGTCAAGATCGTTAAACCGAACTTCTCAGCAGAAAACACGATTACCAATCAGTTGGAAGCCGTGACATTGCCTTGGACGAGTTCCTTAGAGATCATAACGAAGGAAGGCATCACAACAACCGCATTGGCAAAAACGAGTGAATTCGGACAGAGCATCCAAGGCTATTACAACTTGATGCCAAATTCTCCAATTCCCGATGCCGAGCTACAACCCTACACTGTCGCTGCGGCGCTGGAAGGAAAATTCAAAAGTTTCTATGCCGATAAAGAAATTCCGTCAGTAGAAACCGCCGCGGACACACAAGAAAGCGAGACCCCTGCTTCAGTCGCAGACGCTGAGGCCCGGCAGACGAAAACCGAAAGCGAACAGACACAAATTGTTGTTGTCGGCACGGCACAATTCCTCACGCAGCTGCGTCCTGATGGGATTAACTTTTTCCTAAATACTGTGGACTGGCTAACCCTCGGCGACGCACTTATCGGTATCCGTTCTCACGCTATCACCGATCGACCGCTCCGAGAAACTTCGGAAATTGAGAAAAACTTTATCAAATACCTATGCACTATCGGTATCCCACTACTGGTCGTGATCTTTGGACTCGTCCGATATTTCTTAAAACAACGGGCAAAACGGCTGGTAGAAACCTACGGTTCTGTGTAACTCACCCTAATTAGCGCGGTGTTTTTGCTTGGGTGTTTCCGCAGGAAACCTCGCCAGCAATAGGGCACTTTGCTGTGCTATGTCGTTGGAATTAACTGAAAACCACTGTGAAACGTAGTGGAGCAGTGCCCAGATTCCCATAGTTAAAAAAATGAAAACGAAACAACTTCTTATTTTAGGTGCTATTTTTGTCGTTTTGGCAATCGTTGTCCTGATCCTGGAAAACCCGTTCGGACAGAACGAGTACGAAAAGAAGATTGAAACTGCAATCCCGCTGTTTCCAAACTTCAATCAGGAACAGGTTGCCACAATAGAAATCATCGCTGACGGTGAAACCACGACACTCTCAAAACAAAATGACGACTGGGTTGTCGCTTCAATGGACAACTATCCAGCAGATAGCGAGGGCATTTCGGAACTGCTATCGAAAGTAGCAGAATTTAAGAACACGCAGCTTGTCTCAAATAATCCAGAAAAACAGGCAGAATTCGAGGTAGATAACACAGGCGTTGAAGCCAAGTTGATGGATGCAAACGGTACGCTCTCGGCACACCTATTTGTCGGGAAAACAACCCCAGGTTTTCTGAGTAGTTACGTGCGCGCCGCCGGTGCTAACGATGTCTATGTCGCCCAAGGTTACCTCCAATCCGTCTTCAATAAAGGCGATCGGACTTGGAAAGATCGGACTATCTTCGATTTTAACAAAGGTATTGTCACCCAACTCAACATCTCTTCCCCCGAAGAAATCGTCGAACTCCGTCTCGATGCAGACGGAACATGGCAGATGCTCAAACCGTCAGCTTCCGCCGTCAAACAAGACGAGGTTGACTCCCTGCTCACAACCCTTAGCGGATTGGATACTGACGATTTCGCCGAAGCGACAGATGCCCTCGGGGCATACGGTTTAGATACCCCCGAATCTACTATATCCGCCGTACGTAACGATGGGACAACGGCAACACTCTACATCGGAAAAGAAGAAGATGGAAAACTTTATGTCAAGCGTGCTGATACGGATACCGTCTTCAAACTCTTCAAATCGAATGTGGATAGGTTAATAAAAAAGGCTGATACACTCAAGGCGGAGGATCCACCTCCAGAGGTTGAAACCGAGTAGTGGCTCATCAAGGCGTGAAACATCGCAGCAACGCTGCTGATTGAAGGAGATTTATCGTGAAAGAATTAAAACTTTTGTGTTTAGGACTTAGTACACTGCTCGTTATAACGCTTGCTGGATGTGAACCACAAATCGTGACACCCTTGTTACCATCACCAGAAAGCAGAACTATTCATGTTACCGGGAATGGTTCGGTTGTTGGTGAACCGGATATAGCCACACTCAATTTAGGTGTGTCTGCTGAAAAAGCATCAGTTGAGGAGGCACGTGAGGCAGCAGCGAGTGCGATGACAAGCGTTATTGACTCCCTGAAAGCGAACGATGTTGCTGAAAAAGACATTCAAACGGAGAATTTTAGCATCTATCCGCAGTATGACTACACCGATAACGGTCGTGTCCTGCGTGGATACAGAGTGAGCAACACCGTTAGCGCGAAGGTCCGGGAATTGGAGAGTCTCAGCGATATAATCGACGATGTCGCAGGCGCGGGTGGGGATATTGTTGTTGTAAATTCGATTCAATTTATGATTGAAGACAGTACGCCATTACAGACGCAGGCACGTGCTTTAGCGGTGAAAAATGCCGAGGCGAAAGCGCAAACCTTAGCAGAAGCGAGCGGCGTTACGCTTGGGAAACCTATTACGATTACAGAGATGAGTGCTGGTGGCGGTCCGCCGATCGCTTTTGTGGAGAGCGCAGCTCTCGCCGACGAGAGTGCCCGGAGTTCAACGCCAATTCAAGCGGGGGAACTTACGGTTACTGTGAATGTTACTATGGTCTATGAAATCAATTAGAAAAGGTTAAAAGGGATTAAGCTAATAGATTGGTCTGAAACACGAGGAATTTTCCATTAAAATGGTGTTGTAGCGTAAAAACTTCCACTTGCGCGAATAAGTCTGAACATCCCATTCGTTTCCTAAGAGGAAGTTGTCTCTTTTCTGACACAGATCAGCGAAAAAGTGATAAATAGAATAAGTCATTTATTGATTTGACTCAAGAAAAGCCATCTGTTCAGCAGCTGCGTCAGAGGCACCGAATTTTTCGTTCATCTTATGTTCCGCCCAAATCGCCTCCAAATTCGGGGTACAGGCATAATCCTTGAAAAAGCGGGAAACATTGTCCGATTCTCTCCGCTCGGTAAGCCTGTTCTGAATGAGGGCAACGTTGTGAGCGTCAAGTTCAATCCCAATCGATTTTCGATTCAATTGCGCTGCTACAACAAGCGTTGTTCCGGAACCCGCGAACGGATCAAGGACAATATCACCCGGATTTGTTGAGGATACGATAATTCGGAACATTTTCAACGCGACTCAGTGCGCTTAGCGTTCGCGTTAAACCGTAAACTGCTTCAGCGTATCATCATCCAAGTTCTCAAGGACATCTTTTGGATCGTGCCGTTTACCTTTGTTGAGTTCCTGCTCAGAGAAGCCTTGCTCCGTGAGTACTTTCTCAGCAACATAGATAGGTGACTCACAACGCAGCGCGAGTGCGATCGCATCACTCGGTCGGCAATCCACCTTGATTTCGTTGCCGTCCACTTGCAAGGTGGCATGTGCGTAGAAAGTCTGCTCTTCCACCGAATGCACACATACAGCACCTACCTTGGCACCGAGGGTCTCAATCATAATCTTGAGTAAATCATGCGTCATCGGACGGGGTAGCTCCATCTTCTCCAAATGCATTTGAATCGCTGCCGCCTCGGATTCGCCAATCCAAATTAGGAGTATCCGATTCAAACCCTCGTCTAACTCTTTCAAAACAACTATCGGTGCTCCGGTCCCTCGGTCAATTGAGAGGAAATTAACTTTGACCTTAATCTGCGTCTCTTTCTCTTTGTCCATCTGTCTGTCCTTTCATAAATAGTCATCAATTGTCAGTTAAGAGACTATTTTGTAACAATCTATTCAAACGTGAAACACTCCGAGGAGTGATGAATCGTTACACGGAAACCTCTTAACCGATAACCAAAAACTAATTAATCCGCATCCGTTGATTCGGATTCTGTAGAATCTGTTTGGGTCTCCACTGCCAACCCGGAAGCGTAATCCCGAACAGTCTGTGCAATTTTTTCGGTATCTACACCACTGAAGCCGACAATCTCTTTAAACAACGGTACTGCCGCGCCAGCGTTTACAATTGAGCTGAGAATTCGGTTCATTCCATTGCTGCCATTACCATTGCCCCCGTTTCCGAGATCAAGCACGCGAATGCTTTCAATACGTTCCGCCGGTTTCATTAACTCGCTGGTAACCTCTGGTAAGGATTCAACGAGCGCCAAAATAGCATCGCTGACGAGGACTTTCGGGTCTGCCTGATTTTTCGCCGCAATAGATGCCTCTTCGCCATCCGCTTTCGCCTTCGCCTCCACCAGTAACGCCTCAGCGAGAATTCTCTGCGCCTGCGCTTTGACTTCAGCAGCGTCAAGTTCCGCCTTAGCGGCTTCTACAACGGCGTAGGCTTCTGCATCCGCAGCACGCTCTTTAGCAATGCGTTCCTCATCGGCTTCCTGCTCTGCCCGGATGAGTGCAATTTTGCTCTGTCGCTCAGCTTCCTCAACCGCCTCAGCAGTTAAGACGCTCGCCTCAGCCCTCGCCTTTTGTGCAGAGACCTCTAAAAGTTCAATCAATGCCGCCTCACGCTGTTTCTCCTTGACCGAGACCTGAATCGCGTTTTCGGCTTGCGCCTCTTTTTCTTCCCGATCCTTCTCAACCAGAACAATTCTGCTGGCGATACCCGCCTCCTCAACAGCCCGCTCTTGTTCAATCTTAGCTCTTTCAACAGAGAGACTGCGTTGGATTTGCGCCTCCTCAATCGTCTGTTCCTGTTGCACACGAGCGATTTCGACTGACTGCTTTTGCGCGATCTCCGTTTCTTGGACCTGGCGTTCCTGTTGAATCCGCGCAGTATCAAGCCGCTGCTTTTGCAGGATCTCCGTAGACTTCACCACCTCTTCTTGCTTGATTCGTGCCTCTTCAATCTCGCGTTCCTGCTCGGCTTTGTTTGTAGCGATCGATTTGCGTTGCTCTTCCTGAGCGAATTCAAGACGTTTCGCAACCTCTAAGGCTTGCGTCTCTGTCTCTTCCTCACGTTGCTTAATTGCTAATTCGGCTTTGAGTCGGTCCTCTTCACGCTGCACCTGGTTCTCGTGCTCAATCCGAGCAGTTTGGGTCTGCCGATCTTCAACTTCTTGCTTGATTGTTTGAATTGCAACAACATCAAATCGGTTGTTCTCATCAAGTGCCTCAAGCGGGGTCTGGTCAAGGTTGGTGACAGCGACGCTTTCTAATTTAAAACCGTTCTGTTCAAGATCATCTCGGCACGCCTCCTGAACTTGATCGGAAAACTCCTGACGTTTTTCGTGTAATTCTTGGAGGTCCATCGTCGCGGCAACACTCCGAAGGACACCAACGAGTTTACCTTCAAGGAGTCTATTGACTTCGGAAGGCGTTAAGGTTTTATCACCGAGACTCGCCACCGCCTTGAGTACATCCTGCTCGTGCGGTTCAATTTTGACATAGAATTGTGCTTCCAAATCAACACGTAAACTATCCTTCGTGATAAGTGCAGCCTGTCCAGTCCGTTCAACAGGCAATTGGAGCGTATTTAAGGAAATAAGCTGGCTGGTGTTCGTCAGTGGATTGATAAGGGTTCCGCCAAAAACGACGCGCTTTTTGCGTCCGCCAGAGACAACCAGTGCCGAATCGGCAGGTGCTTTTTTGTAAAAGGAGCGGTAAACCAATAGAAAAATAACCATCAAAGCAACCGCGCTGCCGACAATTGTGATGAATAGGTTGGCGTTCAACATTCTTCAATTCTCCTTATATGGAAACAAAAATGCGCAATTAGCGCGACGCTATTTTACTTTTTCGGACATCAA contains:
- a CDS encoding Gldg family protein; the encoded protein is MVNKQLKYGGNTLAFVAIIFGILVLINFLSTRRFIRADLTEDKRYTISNATKNLISTLDDIVTITAYFSTNPAEVAQIRRDVRDVLDEYNAFSKKLQIDFVNPADFDDGQKQELRFKGIPEVQINVIKKDKAEIANVYMGISIGYSGKEEILPVVRSTANLEYELTSTILKATTKEAKTVGFLTGHGEFDINDQNHQQFRQLLDKNGQGQYNLTSVSLQDGKAVEDTVATLVIAGVTQPLTEREKYEIDQFIMRGGRTVFLVDPIQMQPGTLQGAPLSTGLNDLLEHYGAKLGNNLLLDRRFHDSARFQQGFMTVIQPYPYFVKIVKPNFSAENTITNQLEAVTLPWTSSLEIITKEGITTTALAKTSEFGQSIQGYYNLMPNSPIPDAELQPYTVAAALEGKFKSFYADKEIPSVETAADTQESETPASVADAEARQTKTESEQTQIVVVGTAQFLTQLRPDGINFFLNTVDWLTLGDALIGIRSHAITDRPLRETSEIEKNFIKYLCTIGIPLLVVIFGLVRYFLKQRAKRLVETYGSV
- a CDS encoding glycosyltransferase family 39 protein; translated protein: MSLGSVDECCHALVAKNLLKHPFKPTLIDVPYLPYKEETWSENHVWLHKPILPLWQICLSYWILGVSTFALRLPSAVLSTFAAGITYLIGTQLLTRRAALFATAIQAFSWFIMQLTHGYQFSDAIDISLLFYCEIGVYGVVRAIKTGKWCFIVLAGIGQGLAFLSKTYPAFIITGVAFAMWSAPKLSLAKKEDCRLCGQHILGMLIITIFVAGPWMLYTALQYPVEFKIEHNYIFRHLTEDIEGWRAPWYKVFLYSAQIFNLLTAPIAVAVCCSIPHLFQRKNIGLFLLYAWGLGVLLPFSIATTKTPSATLISMPAFLLILGNFVERTIYPGPKNSHYKRRILLVWTALLVILCFGEGIQAWRVTQTHNEHTLSEIAEFTREHLPKNAVLLTETNVGKGETHYDYLRLMFFTEYTARPYYLKSAWKSLSQQVEKHGGIPYIVTFRELNLPILFKSHADKRTIYLSELSE
- a CDS encoding DUF4340 domain-containing protein; the protein is MKTKQLLILGAIFVVLAIVVLILENPFGQNEYEKKIETAIPLFPNFNQEQVATIEIIADGETTTLSKQNDDWVVASMDNYPADSEGISELLSKVAEFKNTQLVSNNPEKQAEFEVDNTGVEAKLMDANGTLSAHLFVGKTTPGFLSSYVRAAGANDVYVAQGYLQSVFNKGDRTWKDRTIFDFNKGIVTQLNISSPEEIVELRLDADGTWQMLKPSASAVKQDEVDSLLTTLSGLDTDDFAEATDALGAYGLDTPESTISAVRNDGTTATLYIGKEEDGKLYVKRADTDTVFKLFKSNVDRLIKKADTLKAEDPPPEVETE
- a CDS encoding ATP-binding cassette domain-containing protein is translated as MIEVRELTKSYGTTVAVDNVTFDAHAGEVLGFLGPNGAGKTTTMRILTCYLSADAGTATVAGYDVFEESVEVRKHIGYLPESAPLYTDMGVIEYLNFMTQVRNIPKSQRKERIRTVIDTCGLDDVIQKDIGELSKGYRQRVGLAQSLIHDPPILILDEPTSGLDPNQISEIRNLIKNIGQEKLVLFSTHILPEVSATCSRILIINNGKIVANGTPEELSSQAKGEEIVHITIRGTPETIETQLNELEFVSQWNKVGTDNGTVTYQINAAQGSGAAEALFHVVVENGWSLTELRQESLDLEDVFRNLTDKEQT
- a CDS encoding ABC transporter permease translates to MTNIAAILKKEFKSYFNSPIAYIFITFFLGISGWLFFRSFFLVNQAEMRGFFGLMPWIFLFFIPAVTMKLWAEEKKLGTVEILMTLPIQDYEVVIGKFLASFGLLVVTVLLSLVLPFSVMSLGNPDGGTLISGYIGLLLMGGAYLAIGLFASTLTENQIVAFILGITACFGLLIIGEDIVLFNAPNWLFPIFSYLGLGAHYSSILRGVLDSRDIIYYLSMIGFFLYLSTLSVESRKWR